A single region of the Penaeus monodon isolate SGIC_2016 chromosome 18, NSTDA_Pmon_1, whole genome shotgun sequence genome encodes:
- the LOC119584429 gene encoding LOW QUALITY PROTEIN: trafficking protein particle complex subunit 10-like (The sequence of the model RefSeq protein was modified relative to this genomic sequence to represent the inferred CDS: deleted 1 base in 1 codon): protein MKRRPIVTYAGDNALFTGLQAGLVTALPQESVEWRRSYGRPSRCVHVEVDFVPFAEECLVKDVTRTILGQPIFHTYWTDCADVEAYKSSTRDSLQAWVTSLRQQGITDWMVVLLETPDTRKGNKLIPRTTVLDKIKNDFGGKQAERCVSLIDPLKTDSRSVESWQTLLTKMRHLLMVAYNRALNKFEENMRAERERRTEKSWSFCSYFLLQEELAQVFQLLALHDEALVQYDELDALFTQFVLNSAAGDTPQWLSNFSQPCEKWEGLHLTPDLDAVIQGKIRSKDVTLLEFRNYLFQRQCALLFLQNKPWEVASRALTFLQNTLGELSILEVTVAPGGIACWGVLSCLEVIDSLQSFKEPSTTDAHAHHTAPLWAYARDKLQELGSLCGLMPGCETSSSQLHTVISLVCGMGNDPHAHDYHQEDAPVHDTPMTRLKDALSSPQAYKKHYLDLSEVAISTYKHIGRIRSARLIGKELATFYMAQGEAQKAATFLTDQLTMFLEERWLLLAAHTQLHLSHCYLSTNDLEKYVKTCAQLAGSTHLGQEMREEHFEKMKTALNDVEDGSSLLIPCDRIFEVEGLRLVSEDRIILESEVLVELSILSKLPSTVMCNQVYVVLQHVKEEIGSLKTYSELERKSSSSSSASQPSTRKSQSSSMVHRSSSNSAEVERKSLTNEAAAAETEMARLNPLTQPLHMSLHLEYKQDKSLSSASITCVNSHKVLRRRDSQGGMYKVDRSVAKEQHKDKLVAKEVVIAPGKNTITLSTKVTSKGCYTASQVVLALEKLEFICGKNHIAGPPLSLEVVSENPRIFLGRRDRDLLAGLHQPMVLTVHSGSWHIKQVCVKCSVRWRYSQSYDHCQIFIFIISF, encoded by the exons ATGAAGCGCAGACCTATCGTGACCT ATGCAGGAGACAACGCACTTTTCACTGGCCTTCAGGCTGGCCTGGTTACTGCACTGCCTCAGGAGAGTGTGGAGTGGCGACGCTCCTATGGGCGTCCTTCCCGGTGTGTCCATGTGGAAGTGGACTTTGTTCCTTTTGCTGAGGAATGCCTTGTGAAGGATGTCACACGGACAATCCTTGGCCAACCCATCTTCCACACCTACTGGACAGATTGTGCTGATGTCGAGGCCTACAAGAGCAGCACAAGGGACAGCCTGCAGGCATGGGTAACATCACTGAGGCAGCAAGGGATCACAGATTGGATGGTAGTGTTGCTGGAAACACCAGACACACGCAAAGGAAATAAGTTGATCCCAAGAACCACTGTCCTGGACAAAATTAAAAATGACTTTGGTGGAAAACAGGCTGAAAGATGTGTTTCTTTGATTGACCCTTTGAAGACGGATTCAAGATCTGTGGAATCGTGGCAGACTCTGCTCACAAAGATGAGGCATTTGTTGATGGTGGCATACAATAGGGCTCTTAACAAATTTGAAGAGAACATGAGAGCAGAGCGTGAACGACGCACAGAAAAATCTTGGTCATTctgttcatattttcttttgcaaGAAGAATTAGCTCAAGTTTTCCAATTGCTAGCATTACATGATGAAGCTTTAGTGCAGTATGATGAGTTAGATGCTCTCTTTACACAGTTTGTGCTGAATTCTGCTGCAGGGGATACTCCACAGTGGTTAAGCAACTTCAGCCAACCATGTGAGAAGTGGGAGGGTTTGCACCTCACCCCAGATCTAGATGCTGTCATTCAGGGGAAGATCCGTTCCAAGGATGTTACCCTGCTAGAGTTTCGCAACTACCTCTTCCAACGTCAGTGTGCCCTACTCTTCCTCCAGAACAAGCCTTGGGAGGTAGCCAGCCGAGCTCTGACATTCCTCCAGAACACTCTGGGAGAACTCAGCATCCTGGAAGTTACAGTTGCTCCTGGAGGCATTGCATGCTGGGGTGTCCTCTCCTGTTTGGAAGTCATAGATTCTCTACAATCCTTCAAGGAGCCATCTACAACAGATGCACATGCTCACCACACTGCCCCACTATGGGCCTACGCCAGAGATAAGTTACAAGAGTTAGGAAGCCTGTGTGGGCTGATGCCAGGATGTGAGACCAGCAGCTCCCAGCTCCACACAGTTATCTCACTGGTGTGTGGGATGGGCAATGACCCTCATGCGCATGACTATCACCAGGAGGATGCACCAGTCCATGACACACCTATGACGAGGCTTAAAGATGCTCTCTCTTCACCACAGGCATACAAAAAGCATTACCTTGACTTGTCTGAGGTGGCCATCAGCACCTACAAACACATTGGTCGAATCAGGTCAGCAAGGCTCATTGGCAAAGAACTGGCCACATTCTACATGGCACAGGGAGAGGCACAGAAAGCTGCTACTTTCTTAACAGACCAATTGACCATGTTTTTAGAGGAGAGATGGTTGCTTTTGGCTGCTCACACACAGCTCCATTTGTCACATTGTTACCTTTCCACCAATGACCTAGAGAAGTATGTTAAAACTTGTGCACAGTTAGCTGGTTCCACCCACTTGGGacaggaaatgagggaggaacaTTTTGAGAAGATGAAGACTGCCTTAAATGATGTTGAAGATGGATCATCTCTCCTGATACCCTGCGACAGAATATTTGAGGTGGAGGGCCTTCGACTGGTGTCAGAGGACCGCATCATACTAGAATCAGAGGTTCTGGTAGAGCTTTCCATCTTAAGTAAACTTCCAAGTACTGTCATGTGCAACCAAGTATATGTTGTGTTACAGCATGTTAAAGAAGAAATAGGGTCACTCAAGACCTATT CTGAATTAGAAAGGAAATCAAGTTCATCAAGCTCAGCATCACAGCCAAGCACGCGCAAATCACAGTCCTCCTCTATGGTGCACAGGAGCAGCTCAAACTCAGCTGAAGTGGAGCGAAAGAGCCTGACAAAtgaggcagcagcagcagagacAGAAATGGCTAGGCTGAATCCACTCACACAACCTCTTCATATGAGCCTCCATCTGGAGTACAAGCAGGACAAGTCTCTTTCATCTGCCTCCATAACTTGTGTTAATTCTCATAAAGTACTCAGAAGAAGAGACAGCCAAGGTGGAATGTATAAGGTGGACCGTAGTGTTGCTAAGGAACAACACAAAGACAAGCTTGTGGCCAAAGAGGTAGTTATTGCCCCTGGGAAAAATACTATCACATTATCCACTAAAGTGACCAGTAAGGGCTGCTACACAGCCAGTCAAGTGGTTTTAGCATTAGAGAAGCTTGAATTTATTTGTGGTAAGAATCACATTGCAGGCCCTCCACTGAGTCTGGAGGTTGTAAGCGAAAATCCTCGTATCTTCCTGGGTCGCAGGGACCGTGACCTTCTGGCAGGACTGCATCAGCCAATGGTCCTCACAGTGCACAGTGGAAGCTGGCACATCAAGCAGGTATGTGTTAAGTGCAGTGTTAGGTGGAGATATTCTCAGTCATATGACCAttgtcaaatttttatttttattatttcattttag